A genome region from Natranaeroarchaeum sulfidigenes includes the following:
- a CDS encoding alpha-amylase family glycosyl hydrolase → MTDPGPPRTTTVGDSIQLAPWNPDPDERYHWRIESAPEGSEVVLDDGPVVELCPDVTGTYECILSAPDGEHTKRIRVFEDDSRPARFELPVDESPVAPDDDGELVIHGPFNEHIVGPERPRLDGDKYVYETDLPPGEHMHFFGDPDGDVRAIRDKLTVPGPGKPRVRLDAELTDEDVVLTATARAPPTDEYADSDVDVEFYLDDRDGVDRTALSVTGHEARLPRSAVDGEVRIHAVPVAERHGVADYVRIDIDSETVTRPNEPPEWAESATIYEVFVREFAGGRLDTTFERIEERLDYLDWLGVDCLWLTPVLESPTRHGYHITDYFDTASDLGTREEFEALVDACHDRGIRVVFDLVINHTGADHPYFQLSAAGVDGYREWYEWEDGEPRHYFNWSTIPNLNFESLAVRRFLLDVVDEWAPVVDGFRTDVAWGVPHSFWKELRERIKRDDPEFLLLDEKIPHEPEYHEAEFDLHYDTTLYRQLLDVGRGDAPAESLLDVPDRIADAGFPEYALQMRYVENHDEERYLEQCDEAALRAAVATTLTFPGVPMVYYGQERGMTGYRDRMAWVDGDDELTAFHRRLLRTRDEEPALRGGDVTRVEWDVVDGDHGRVVAFERVADAGDDEESLVIALNFEAEPAVVDLPTIEPTDLLTGEDVEVSTSERDEGTDGVRVRVEDAVVCRRPK, encoded by the coding sequence ATGACCGATCCAGGCCCTCCACGTACGACGACAGTAGGCGATTCGATCCAGCTGGCTCCGTGGAATCCCGACCCTGACGAACGCTATCACTGGCGTATCGAGTCGGCACCCGAGGGAAGCGAGGTGGTACTCGATGATGGCCCAGTAGTCGAGCTGTGTCCCGACGTAACGGGCACCTACGAGTGTATCCTGTCCGCTCCGGACGGCGAGCACACCAAGCGAATCCGCGTATTCGAGGACGACAGCCGCCCGGCACGGTTCGAGCTACCGGTTGACGAATCGCCCGTCGCACCCGATGACGACGGTGAACTGGTGATTCATGGCCCCTTTAACGAACACATTGTCGGTCCCGAGCGTCCCCGACTCGACGGTGACAAATACGTGTACGAGACCGACCTCCCCCCGGGCGAGCATATGCACTTTTTCGGCGACCCCGACGGAGACGTTCGGGCGATCCGGGACAAACTCACGGTACCCGGTCCGGGTAAACCACGGGTTCGGCTCGACGCCGAACTCACCGATGAGGACGTCGTTCTTACCGCCACGGCGCGCGCACCACCCACTGACGAGTACGCCGACAGCGACGTCGACGTGGAGTTCTACCTCGACGACCGGGATGGAGTCGACCGCACCGCGCTCTCGGTGACGGGCCACGAAGCCCGACTCCCACGCTCGGCAGTTGATGGCGAGGTTCGTATCCATGCCGTGCCGGTCGCCGAACGCCATGGCGTCGCCGACTACGTGCGGATCGACATCGATTCCGAGACCGTCACGCGGCCGAACGAGCCGCCGGAATGGGCCGAGTCGGCGACGATCTACGAGGTGTTCGTCCGGGAGTTCGCGGGGGGCCGCCTCGATACGACGTTCGAGCGTATCGAGGAACGCCTCGACTATCTCGACTGGCTGGGTGTCGACTGTCTCTGGCTGACCCCGGTGCTGGAAAGCCCGACCCGTCACGGCTACCACATTACCGATTATTTCGATACCGCAAGCGATCTCGGCACCCGCGAGGAGTTCGAGGCGCTGGTCGATGCGTGTCACGACCGCGGAATCCGCGTGGTCTTTGACCTCGTGATCAATCACACTGGGGCCGACCATCCCTACTTCCAGTTGAGCGCGGCGGGCGTCGACGGCTACCGGGAGTGGTACGAGTGGGAAGACGGCGAACCACGACACTATTTCAACTGGTCGACGATCCCGAACCTCAACTTCGAATCGCTCGCAGTTCGCCGGTTCCTGCTCGACGTGGTCGACGAGTGGGCCCCAGTCGTCGACGGCTTCCGGACCGACGTTGCGTGGGGTGTACCCCACAGCTTCTGGAAAGAGCTCCGCGAGCGGATCAAACGGGACGATCCCGAGTTCCTGCTGCTCGACGAGAAGATCCCCCACGAACCGGAGTACCACGAGGCCGAGTTCGACCTGCACTACGATACGACGCTGTACCGGCAATTACTCGACGTGGGCCGAGGCGACGCGCCAGCCGAGTCATTGCTGGATGTCCCGGATCGGATCGCAGATGCCGGATTCCCCGAGTACGCCCTCCAGATGCGCTACGTCGAGAACCACGACGAGGAGCGCTATCTCGAACAGTGTGACGAGGCGGCGCTCCGGGCAGCGGTCGCCACGACCCTGACGTTCCCGGGCGTCCCAATGGTGTACTACGGACAGGAGCGCGGGATGACTGGTTATCGAGACCGGATGGCCTGGGTCGACGGCGACGACGAACTGACAGCATTCCATCGACGACTGCTCCGAACCCGCGACGAGGAACCCGCGCTCCGTGGGGGCGATGTGACCCGCGTGGAGTGGGACGTTGTCGACGGGGACCACGGTCGGGTTGTCGCGTTCGAGCGCGTTGCCGATGCAGGAGACGACGAGGAGTCGCTCGTCATCGCGCTCAACTTCGAGGCGGAGCCAGCAGTCGTCGACCTTCCCACGATCGAGCCGACCGATCTTCTCACCGGCGAGGATGTCGAGGTATCGACCAGCGAGAGAGACGAGGGTACCGACGGAGTCCGGGTGCGCGTAGAGGATGCTGTCGTCTGTCGGCGACCAAAATGA
- a CDS encoding TrmB family transcriptional regulator, whose product MSKYFTVNMDGRGLEDLLEQFGLSEKEIDTYLAILERGEAKASEIADEADVSKRYVYSISEELDERGFVEVKDHEVPTKIRAIAPEDVIEQLSGTLDTMEPELERRFTSTEESIKQFEVIKSRSTVLKRIETLLERAEEEVTLILPPSLLSSLRSTLVETVERDVMVLLLLSGPEAEETPVEQLDGVASAVRSWQARAPMIITVDAEFGLIAPNEMLSASNAEANAISLVQQQLVPVIVGSFFGNYWPIARELYVGGPIELPKTFTSFRHAVLQAALRSNQGETVTAIATGRTVGSETDTETIQGPIVSVRQGMVKPATNSFPVESAFTLDDDGESVSVGGSGAFIEDFEAETVRLE is encoded by the coding sequence ATGAGCAAATACTTCACAGTTAATATGGATGGACGGGGACTCGAAGACCTGCTAGAACAGTTCGGCCTATCCGAAAAAGAGATCGACACGTATCTGGCGATTCTCGAGCGCGGCGAGGCGAAGGCAAGCGAGATCGCCGATGAGGCGGATGTCTCGAAACGATACGTCTACAGTATCAGCGAAGAGCTCGACGAGCGGGGCTTCGTCGAGGTCAAAGATCACGAAGTACCGACGAAGATACGCGCAATCGCTCCAGAGGACGTCATCGAGCAGCTCTCGGGGACGCTCGACACGATGGAGCCAGAACTCGAACGGCGGTTTACCAGCACCGAGGAGTCGATCAAACAGTTCGAGGTGATCAAGTCCCGGTCGACAGTTCTCAAGCGGATCGAGACGCTACTGGAACGTGCCGAAGAAGAGGTGACGCTGATCTTGCCTCCCTCGTTGCTGTCCTCGCTTCGTTCGACGCTCGTCGAGACGGTCGAGCGGGACGTGATGGTACTGCTCCTTCTGAGTGGACCCGAAGCCGAAGAGACGCCGGTCGAACAGCTCGACGGTGTCGCCAGCGCTGTGCGTTCCTGGCAGGCCCGCGCCCCGATGATCATCACCGTGGATGCGGAGTTCGGACTGATTGCCCCGAACGAGATGCTGTCGGCGTCGAACGCCGAGGCAAACGCCATCTCGCTCGTCCAGCAGCAACTCGTTCCGGTGATCGTCGGGTCGTTCTTCGGTAACTACTGGCCGATCGCCAGAGAACTTTATGTCGGCGGGCCGATCGAGCTCCCCAAAACGTTCACGAGCTTCCGTCACGCCGTCTTGCAGGCCGCGCTACGGTCGAATCAGGGAGAGACTGTCACGGCAATCGCTACGGGGCGGACGGTCGGGTCGGAAACCGACACGGAGACGATCCAGGGACCGATCGTCTCGGTCCGGCAGGGGATGGTCAAACCGGCGACGAACTCGTTCCCGGTCGAAAGCGCGTTCACACTCGACGACGACGGGGAATCGGTCTCCGTGGGAGGGAGCGGCGCGTTCATCGAGGACTTCGAGGCCGAGACGGTCAGATTAGAGTAG
- a CDS encoding ATP-binding protein — MIEPLSSLVTQLPLFEIYLTAFTAAALICVVSIRRARRIADRDTRRSLVALLATSGLWAAFHVGYLVGPTARIQYGFYMLGLIVGLATVGPWLYFCSAYTGRALHHSRTYQRIAIAVYLGIVTVKVTNPVHGLYFTAAMTTDPFSHLMIQHGVIHWLSMGLAYSLAVVGIFMLFELFAQVDYDTRPFVVLVGLTALPVTFDIGGFVYPQLVDLTYSALGVALFSVGVLYVYMDRFETIQLAGRYDDPVIVIGDDLEIRDYNRRAETLFPELRAAIGKNLEQELPDLAAGITTETVIERQQDGETRYYQPKTNPFSASQANLGQLIIFNDITEQERYRQQLEAQNDRLESFTGMVSHDLRNPLNVAQGNSQIISELFEAAKNEDGSYEPLGTETLATIDDAADALTVTLARMERLIDDLLVLAREGQLIDETGPVSLRTVAQDGWQMIDQREATLVVEENPTITADPDRLQQLLENLFRNGIEHGGKDVTIRVGALADDTGVYIEDNGPGIPEDIRDEVFESGVTTNQDGTGFGLAIVGEIVTAHGWTIECTESESGGARFEITVEVIE, encoded by the coding sequence ATGATTGAGCCTCTCTCCTCACTTGTAACCCAGTTGCCCCTGTTTGAGATATATCTGACTGCATTTACAGCAGCGGCGCTCATCTGCGTTGTCAGTATTCGTCGCGCTCGTCGGATTGCCGACCGTGACACCCGCCGCAGTCTTGTTGCCCTGCTGGCGACGAGCGGGCTGTGGGCGGCGTTTCACGTGGGATATCTCGTCGGGCCGACAGCCAGGATTCAGTATGGGTTCTACATGCTGGGGCTGATCGTCGGGCTCGCAACGGTTGGGCCATGGCTCTACTTCTGTTCGGCCTACACCGGACGGGCACTCCACCACAGCCGAACGTATCAGAGAATCGCCATTGCTGTCTATCTCGGTATCGTCACGGTGAAGGTCACGAACCCAGTCCACGGGCTGTATTTTACCGCGGCGATGACAACCGACCCGTTTTCACATCTGATGATCCAGCACGGCGTGATCCACTGGCTGTCGATGGGGCTGGCCTACTCGCTTGCCGTCGTCGGGATCTTCATGCTGTTTGAGCTGTTTGCACAGGTCGATTACGACACCAGACCGTTTGTCGTTCTTGTCGGACTGACCGCGCTGCCGGTTACGTTCGATATTGGTGGCTTCGTGTATCCACAACTGGTGGATCTAACCTACTCGGCACTCGGTGTTGCGCTCTTTTCGGTCGGCGTGCTGTACGTGTACATGGACCGTTTCGAGACGATCCAGCTGGCCGGTCGGTACGACGACCCGGTGATTGTGATCGGTGATGACCTCGAAATCCGAGATTACAATCGGCGCGCGGAAACACTGTTCCCGGAGCTGAGGGCCGCTATTGGGAAGAACCTGGAGCAAGAACTCCCGGATCTGGCAGCCGGCATCACGACCGAAACGGTAATCGAACGACAACAGGATGGCGAGACCAGATACTATCAGCCAAAAACCAACCCATTCAGTGCGAGCCAGGCCAACCTCGGCCAGTTGATCATCTTCAACGACATCACCGAACAGGAGCGGTATCGCCAGCAGCTCGAAGCACAGAACGATCGCCTCGAATCGTTCACGGGGATGGTCTCTCACGACCTCCGGAACCCGTTGAACGTCGCCCAGGGCAACAGCCAGATCATCAGTGAGCTGTTCGAGGCTGCAAAAAACGAGGATGGCAGCTACGAGCCCCTTGGTACCGAGACGCTGGCAACCATCGATGATGCCGCCGACGCGCTCACGGTGACGCTGGCGCGGATGGAGCGGCTGATCGATGACCTACTCGTACTGGCCCGGGAAGGACAGTTGATTGACGAGACCGGGCCGGTGTCGTTGAGGACTGTCGCTCAGGACGGCTGGCAGATGATTGACCAGCGCGAGGCGACGCTCGTAGTGGAGGAGAACCCGACGATCACTGCCGATCCTGACCGCTTGCAACAACTCTTGGAGAACCTGTTTCGGAACGGCATCGAACACGGTGGGAAGGATGTAACGATCCGGGTCGGTGCGCTGGCGGACGACACCGGCGTGTATATCGAGGATAACGGCCCCGGTATCCCCGAGGATATCAGAGATGAGGTCTTCGAGTCAGGGGTTACCACCAATCAGGATGGAACCGGCTTTGGGCTCGCGATCGTCGGTGAAATCGTCACGGCTCACGGCTGGACGATCGAGTGTACCGAAAGCGAATCCGGCGGCGCACGGTTCGAGATTACAGTTGAGGTGATCGAGTGA
- a CDS encoding glucan 1,4-alpha-glucosidase — translation MKLRTALRDYKETLGSETKFPGERRSTTGMFSGIDSRLVHVDRDGSLRDFSYPLTGLAGIESLSFGLRTAGEITWFDELDTEAQSYAEGTAVVETELTDGSVMIRQRDLTLDRAHVTNVEIDGAEDAELCVSVTFAPEATSTRVGQLTHPDALQVHHRREHDYLAASTEFETLLGQVPEEIEEVLDEDGPVEFPRAVDDGRYEQNKLGGTAFAAIPFENGSVTVVSLLTEIAETPQNDALDEVTSLATRYDSSETVLEAGRAQMPDWSSGLDDERIPTDDLRVLSLLSTHTGGRIAGPDFDPTYTYSGGYGYTWFRDDAEISRFLLEADMRTDLDLSAWHEASTQFYAETQRPDGTWPHRVWPCDGSLAPGWAHGRIEAGKEREGVDADDGPQDGSDYQADQTGSVVSFLATYLRVGSPTDPAQVEEIITDAIDGLDDTLDDDGLPQTAQNAWENMTGQFAHTAATFLHAYAAVARAPVDDELAAHAAEQADAVYDAIDELWMPERGAYAIRLQDGELDERLDSSALALAGAHHDYAAIGEIDDQRLDRLASHLSTTIEGLYRDSEESDVRGLFRFEGDEWRMRKQADEKIWTVSTAWGANSATKLARLLEEYDREEASELAECAEDLMEAIRPDGPLCLESTYLPEQFFDDGTPDCATPLGWPHALRLATETELTAMSGKDPRQATLADD, via the coding sequence ATGAAACTCAGGACTGCGCTTCGCGATTACAAGGAGACTCTCGGTAGCGAGACGAAGTTCCCCGGTGAGCGCCGGTCGACTACAGGTATGTTCTCGGGCATCGACAGCAGGCTCGTTCATGTCGACCGTGACGGCTCGCTGCGTGACTTCTCGTACCCACTGACCGGTCTCGCCGGTATCGAATCTCTCAGCTTCGGCCTGCGGACTGCTGGGGAGATCACCTGGTTCGATGAACTCGATACCGAGGCCCAGAGCTACGCGGAGGGGACCGCTGTTGTCGAGACCGAGCTTACCGACGGCTCGGTGATGATCCGACAACGCGACCTGACGCTCGATCGCGCTCACGTCACGAACGTCGAGATCGACGGAGCCGAAGACGCCGAGCTCTGTGTTTCGGTCACGTTCGCGCCCGAAGCGACATCAACCCGCGTCGGACAGCTCACGCACCCCGATGCCCTCCAAGTGCATCACCGGCGTGAACACGATTATCTCGCCGCTTCGACCGAGTTCGAGACGCTACTGGGGCAGGTTCCCGAGGAGATCGAAGAGGTCTTAGACGAGGACGGACCGGTAGAATTCCCCCGTGCGGTCGACGACGGTCGCTACGAGCAGAACAAGCTTGGCGGCACCGCCTTCGCGGCCATTCCGTTCGAGAACGGCAGTGTAACGGTCGTATCACTGCTGACAGAGATCGCCGAGACCCCACAGAACGATGCGCTTGACGAAGTGACATCGCTCGCGACGCGCTATGACTCCAGCGAGACGGTGCTCGAAGCGGGACGCGCACAGATGCCTGACTGGTCTTCCGGGCTCGACGACGAGCGGATCCCGACGGACGATCTCCGGGTGCTGTCCTTGCTCTCTACCCACACCGGTGGGCGAATCGCCGGGCCGGACTTCGATCCGACCTACACCTACTCCGGTGGGTACGGGTACACGTGGTTCCGTGATGACGCCGAGATTTCTCGGTTCCTGCTCGAAGCCGACATGCGGACCGATCTCGATCTCTCCGCGTGGCACGAAGCGAGCACGCAGTTTTACGCCGAGACGCAGCGACCTGACGGAACCTGGCCCCACCGGGTCTGGCCCTGTGATGGCTCGCTCGCGCCGGGGTGGGCTCACGGCCGCATCGAGGCCGGCAAGGAGCGTGAGGGCGTCGACGCCGACGACGGACCACAGGACGGATCGGACTATCAGGCCGACCAGACTGGCAGCGTCGTCTCCTTCCTCGCGACGTATCTCCGGGTCGGTTCGCCGACTGATCCGGCGCAGGTCGAGGAGATCATCACCGACGCGATCGACGGGCTCGACGACACGCTCGACGACGACGGGCTCCCACAGACGGCACAGAACGCCTGGGAGAACATGACCGGACAGTTTGCACACACAGCTGCGACCTTCCTGCACGCGTACGCCGCCGTTGCTCGTGCACCGGTCGACGACGAGCTTGCCGCACACGCGGCCGAGCAGGCCGATGCAGTCTACGACGCGATCGACGAGCTCTGGATGCCCGAGCGGGGTGCGTATGCGATCCGCCTGCAGGATGGCGAGCTCGACGAACGGCTCGATTCCAGTGCGCTCGCACTGGCCGGGGCTCATCACGATTACGCGGCGATCGGTGAGATCGACGACCAGCGACTCGATCGGCTCGCTTCACACCTCTCGACGACGATCGAGGGGCTCTATCGGGACTCCGAGGAAAGTGACGTTCGCGGTCTCTTCCGGTTCGAGGGGGACGAGTGGCGGATGCGCAAACAGGCCGACGAGAAGATCTGGACGGTCTCGACTGCCTGGGGTGCGAACTCCGCGACAAAACTCGCGCGCCTCCTCGAAGAGTACGACCGTGAGGAGGCCTCCGAACTGGCCGAGTGTGCGGAGGATCTCATGGAGGCGATCCGCCCGGACGGTCCGCTCTGTCTGGAATCGACGTATCTGCCCGAGCAGTTCTTCGACGACGGCACACCCGACTGTGCGACACCGCTTGGCTGGCCTCACGCGCTTCGGCTCGCAACCGAGACCGAGCTTACGGCGATGTCGGGTAAGGACCCTCGACAGGCGACGCTCGCTGACGACTGA
- the pepF gene encoding oligoendopeptidase F, with the protein MSSVPDRSEIDEEYKWDLESIYATDEEWEAAYETVEERIDDLASYEGQVVEDGTILLEFLELYESVMRDVQQIAAYARMRRDEDTRDQEYQAMTTRSQSLAADASSAASFLEPELQSLDDDELDALIDSEPELDVYEHYIDDVVRMREHTRSAEIEGLLADLSEVTGASGEIYNILTNADVEFPTVEDPDGEAVEISLANFTNLQKDPDREFRREVYEQFYDEWEGIRNTVATSYRNSVKADVKLARARNYETAREAAMDGPNVPVEVYDNLVETVRDNLDKVHRHAELKRRALDVDELRMWDLYMPMTETESPDLEYEQAREHVVEALGALGEEYQSRVAEGLDSRWVDVYENRGKQSGAYSGGTYDTQPFILMNYQDDVSSMFTLAHELGHSMHSQYTSENQPYVYSSYEIFTAEVASTVNESLLTRHLLDTVEDPQLRRHILNEYLERFRSTLYRQTMFADFEHRAHEIVEDGGALTPDRLDELYGDLKAEFYEPAAIDDRIAREWMRIPHFYRAYYVYQYSTGISAAVALANSIVEEGQPAVDRYLGFLEQGSRQYPLELLADAGVDMSSPDPIEAALSTYDEHLAEFEALL; encoded by the coding sequence ATGAGTTCCGTACCGGACCGTTCGGAGATCGACGAGGAGTACAAGTGGGATCTCGAAAGCATCTACGCAACCGACGAGGAGTGGGAGGCAGCCTACGAGACGGTCGAGGAGCGCATCGACGATCTGGCGAGCTACGAGGGGCAGGTCGTCGAGGACGGTACGATCCTGCTGGAGTTTCTTGAGCTATACGAGTCGGTGATGCGAGACGTCCAGCAGATCGCCGCGTACGCGCGGATGCGCCGGGACGAGGATACCCGCGATCAGGAGTATCAGGCGATGACGACGCGCTCGCAGTCGCTCGCGGCCGACGCCTCCAGTGCAGCAAGCTTTCTGGAGCCGGAACTCCAGTCTCTCGACGACGATGAACTCGACGCCCTGATCGACTCCGAGCCCGAACTCGACGTCTACGAGCACTACATCGACGACGTGGTCCGGATGCGCGAGCACACCCGCTCGGCGGAGATCGAGGGACTGCTCGCGGATCTCTCGGAGGTTACTGGCGCGTCCGGCGAGATATACAACATCCTCACGAACGCCGACGTGGAGTTCCCGACCGTCGAGGACCCTGACGGTGAGGCCGTCGAGATCTCGCTGGCGAACTTCACCAATCTGCAGAAAGATCCCGACCGCGAGTTCCGCCGCGAGGTCTACGAACAGTTCTACGACGAGTGGGAGGGGATTCGCAATACGGTGGCGACATCTTATCGTAACAGCGTGAAAGCCGACGTGAAACTCGCTCGCGCGCGCAACTACGAGACGGCTCGTGAGGCCGCGATGGACGGCCCGAACGTCCCCGTCGAGGTCTATGACAACCTCGTGGAGACGGTTCGTGACAATCTCGACAAAGTCCACCGCCACGCCGAATTGAAACGTCGGGCGCTGGACGTCGACGAGCTCCGGATGTGGGATCTGTACATGCCGATGACCGAGACCGAGAGCCCCGATCTGGAGTACGAGCAGGCCCGCGAGCACGTCGTCGAGGCGCTGGGCGCGCTCGGCGAGGAGTACCAGTCCCGCGTCGCGGAGGGACTGGATTCGCGCTGGGTCGACGTCTACGAGAATCGCGGAAAGCAGAGCGGGGCGTACTCCGGCGGTACGTACGACACCCAGCCGTTCATCCTGATGAACTATCAGGACGACGTCTCCTCGATGTTCACGCTGGCCCACGAACTGGGCCATTCGATGCACTCGCAGTACACCAGCGAAAACCAGCCCTACGTCTACAGCAGCTACGAGATCTTCACCGCGGAAGTCGCGAGTACGGTCAACGAGTCCCTGCTCACTCGCCATCTGCTCGATACCGTCGAAGACCCACAGCTCAGACGACACATCCTCAACGAGTATCTCGAACGCTTCCGGTCGACGCTGTACCGACAGACCATGTTCGCGGACTTCGAACATCGGGCCCACGAGATCGTCGAGGACGGCGGCGCGCTCACGCCGGACCGGCTCGACGAACTGTACGGCGACCTCAAGGCGGAGTTCTACGAGCCCGCGGCGATCGACGACCGGATCGCCCGGGAGTGGATGCGGATCCCCCACTTCTACCGGGCCTACTACGTCTACCAGTACAGTACGGGGATTAGCGCGGCAGTCGCGCTCGCCAACAGTATCGTCGAGGAGGGCCAGCCAGCTGTTGACCGGTATCTCGGCTTCCTCGAACAGGGCTCGCGCCAGTACCCGCTCGAACTGCTCGCCGATGCGGGCGTCGATATGTCCTCGCCCGACCCGATAGAAGCTGCACTCTCGACGTACGACGAGCACTTAGCGGAGTTCGAGGCACTACTCTAA